A region from the Melospiza georgiana isolate bMelGeo1 chromosome 10, bMelGeo1.pri, whole genome shotgun sequence genome encodes:
- the PPP1R2 gene encoding protein phosphatase inhibitor 2 isoform X2, which yields MEEPSVPDASATRRGPIKGILKKSGSKATSGAAVGARQPSQACEEDEQGKKSQKWDEMNIIATYHPAGKDYGLMKIDEPSTPYHSMTGEDDEDPVSDSECEPLRADVLSKKLAAAAEGRGPKIIARQEESSEEEDEDEELTPEEREKKKQFEMKRKMHYNEGRNIKLARQLIAKELHGEEEEDDEDEEMRDAADVETMNTEATEHD from the exons aTGGAGGAGCCGTCGGTACCGGACGCCTCGGCGACGCGGCGGGGGCCCATCAAGGGCATCCTGAAGAAGAGCGGCAGCAAGGCTACGTCGGGAGCGGCCGTGGGGGCGCGACAGCCTAGTCAGGCCTGCGAGGAGGACGAGCAAGG TAAAAAATCCCAGAAGTGGGATGAAATGAACATCATAGCTACGTACCACCCTGCAGGCAAAGATTATGGCTTGATGAAGATTGATGAGCCAAGTACTCCTTACCACAG CATGACAGGAGAAGATGATGAGGATCCAGTGAGTGATTCAGAATGTGAGCCCTTAAGAGCAGATGTGTTGAGTAAAAA actggcagctgcagctgaaggtAGAGGACCCAAGATTATAGCAAGGCAAGAAGAaagcagtgaggaggaggatgaggatgaagaaTTAACACCTGAAGAACGGG agaaaaagaaacagtttgaaatgaagagaaaaatgcacTACAATGAAGGAAGAAACATCAAACTGGCAAGGCAGCTCATTGCAAAAGAACTACATGGtgaagaagaggaagatgatGAGGATGAAGAGATGCGTGATGCTGCAGATGTAGAAACAATGAACACAGAAGCTACTGAACATG ACTGA
- the PPP1R2 gene encoding protein phosphatase inhibitor 2 isoform X1, with the protein MEEPSVPDASATRRGPIKGILKKSGSKATSGAAVGARQPSQACEEDEQGKKSQKWDEMNIIATYHPAGKDYGLMKIDEPSTPYHSMTGEDDEDPVSDSECEPLRADVLSKKLAAAAEGRGPKIIARQEESSEEEDEDEELTPEEREKKKQFEMKRKMHYNEGRNIKLARQLIAKELHGEEEEDDEDEEMRDAADVETMNTEATEHAHVTRDQLESGAHSIEEICPEL; encoded by the exons aTGGAGGAGCCGTCGGTACCGGACGCCTCGGCGACGCGGCGGGGGCCCATCAAGGGCATCCTGAAGAAGAGCGGCAGCAAGGCTACGTCGGGAGCGGCCGTGGGGGCGCGACAGCCTAGTCAGGCCTGCGAGGAGGACGAGCAAGG TAAAAAATCCCAGAAGTGGGATGAAATGAACATCATAGCTACGTACCACCCTGCAGGCAAAGATTATGGCTTGATGAAGATTGATGAGCCAAGTACTCCTTACCACAG CATGACAGGAGAAGATGATGAGGATCCAGTGAGTGATTCAGAATGTGAGCCCTTAAGAGCAGATGTGTTGAGTAAAAA actggcagctgcagctgaaggtAGAGGACCCAAGATTATAGCAAGGCAAGAAGAaagcagtgaggaggaggatgaggatgaagaaTTAACACCTGAAGAACGGG agaaaaagaaacagtttgaaatgaagagaaaaatgcacTACAATGAAGGAAGAAACATCAAACTGGCAAGGCAGCTCATTGCAAAAGAACTACATGGtgaagaagaggaagatgatGAGGATGAAGAGATGCGTGATGCTGCAGATGTAGAAACAATGAACACAGAAGCTACTGAACATG CACATGTTACTCGTGACCAGCTGGAAAGTGGAGCACACAGCATAGAAGAAATCTGTCCAGAACTGTAA